A window from Lentisphaera araneosa HTCC2155 encodes these proteins:
- the folD gene encoding bifunctional methylenetetrahydrofolate dehydrogenase/methenyltetrahydrofolate cyclohydrolase FolD: MEDKLIRGKVIADEIIAELREEVSSLKEKSGKVPGLAVVLIGEDPASQVYVNSKEKMANSLGYHSVKIVLPLDSSQEAVLAVVEELNNDPAIHGILVQSPPPPQIDEEQIILNINPQKDVDGFHPSNVGLVFTGAKDGFPPCTPWGCLELLKRSKVETKGKHAVIVGRSNIVGKPMASLMIQKGVDSTVTICHSRTADLGAEIRRADIVIAAVGIPEFITGDMVSEGTVVIDVGINRVDDETRPRGYRLCGDVDFESVAPKASLITPVPGGVGPMTIAMLMSNTLLAFKRIENIG; this comes from the coding sequence ATGGAAGACAAATTGATTCGCGGCAAGGTTATTGCCGACGAAATTATTGCTGAACTTCGTGAAGAAGTGAGTTCACTTAAGGAAAAAAGTGGCAAAGTACCTGGTCTAGCTGTAGTTCTCATTGGTGAAGATCCTGCTTCACAAGTTTATGTTAATTCAAAAGAGAAAATGGCCAATTCACTTGGCTATCACTCCGTAAAAATTGTTTTACCTTTGGACTCAAGTCAAGAAGCTGTTTTAGCAGTTGTTGAAGAACTTAACAATGATCCAGCTATACACGGTATTTTAGTTCAATCTCCTCCCCCACCGCAAATTGATGAAGAGCAAATTATTCTCAATATCAACCCTCAAAAAGACGTGGATGGTTTTCACCCTTCAAATGTTGGTCTCGTTTTCACTGGTGCTAAAGATGGTTTCCCACCTTGTACTCCTTGGGGTTGCCTCGAGCTTCTTAAACGCAGCAAAGTTGAAACTAAGGGTAAGCACGCCGTAATTGTGGGCCGTTCTAATATTGTTGGTAAGCCCATGGCTTCACTGATGATTCAAAAAGGTGTTGATTCAACGGTTACTATTTGTCACTCAAGGACAGCTGATTTAGGTGCGGAAATTCGCCGTGCTGATATTGTCATTGCTGCTGTTGGTATTCCCGAGTTTATTACAGGCGATATGGTGAGCGAAGGCACAGTAGTTATCGATGTGGGTATTAACCGCGTTGATGATGAAACTCGCCCACGTGGTTATCGCCTCTGTGGTGATGTTGACTTTGAATCGGTAGCTCCTAAAGCCTCACTCATTACTCCTGTTCCAGGTGGTGTTGGCCCGATGACTATTGCGATGTTAATGAGTAATACTTTACTTGCCTTTAAACGGATCGAAAATATTGGGTAA
- a CDS encoding RNA-poly(A) polymerase, translated as MGKPEFNPRLDRGAVQIISRLREAGHETYLVGGAVRDLLVGENPKDFDISTSATPEQVSAFFGKRKARIIGRRFKIVHVYERGTLYEVATFRRTPNEKERSARPSDDGEIVWRDNVWGSPEEDANRRDFTVNALFLDPTDKNKIIDYCGGVADIEDKKVRSLGDPMIRFTEDPVRMLRAVKLKAQYGFEFEDDVEKAIRELALKITLVSQRRLYEEILKITYKPYMAKTMEACHEAGLLEHIIPNISDILSSEDKDTYLNILNERDVLITQGGTLSRAYSLPILAYRYVEKCLNPGSKFGDHWEHREGIDRELRQAVNDFMKPHNMTRIIAARVKDVMMMQGRILANKNINKIRRHPEFFYASLLYRTMAPHLGWPEADFLPEPRLSSHHKAGQRPKAKKRRSPRKRKPREQ; from the coding sequence TTGGGTAAACCTGAGTTTAATCCACGTTTGGATCGCGGCGCGGTTCAAATTATTAGTCGATTGCGAGAAGCTGGCCACGAAACTTATTTAGTTGGTGGAGCCGTTCGCGATCTACTTGTGGGTGAAAACCCTAAAGATTTTGATATCTCTACCAGTGCAACTCCTGAGCAAGTCAGTGCTTTTTTTGGGAAGCGCAAAGCGAGAATTATTGGTCGCCGTTTTAAAATTGTTCACGTTTATGAGCGTGGCACCCTCTATGAAGTGGCGACTTTCCGTCGTACTCCCAATGAAAAAGAACGTTCAGCTCGTCCTAGTGATGATGGTGAGATTGTTTGGCGCGATAATGTTTGGGGTTCTCCTGAAGAAGATGCCAATCGTCGTGACTTTACAGTGAATGCACTCTTTTTGGACCCCACAGATAAAAACAAAATTATTGATTACTGTGGTGGCGTTGCCGATATCGAAGATAAAAAAGTTCGTTCTCTTGGCGATCCCATGATTCGTTTTACAGAAGATCCAGTGAGAATGCTTCGCGCCGTTAAACTCAAGGCTCAATACGGTTTTGAGTTTGAAGACGATGTGGAAAAAGCCATACGTGAACTCGCACTAAAAATCACTTTGGTTTCTCAAAGAAGACTCTATGAAGAGATTTTGAAAATTACTTATAAGCCCTACATGGCAAAAACCATGGAGGCTTGTCATGAAGCCGGTCTTTTGGAACACATCATTCCAAACATCTCAGATATTCTTTCTAGCGAAGACAAAGACACTTATTTGAATATTCTCAACGAAAGAGATGTTCTCATTACTCAGGGTGGAACCCTTTCACGAGCTTACTCCCTACCTATTTTAGCTTACCGTTACGTAGAAAAATGTTTAAATCCTGGTAGTAAATTTGGCGATCATTGGGAACATCGTGAAGGCATTGATCGCGAATTGCGTCAAGCAGTTAACGACTTTATGAAACCGCATAACATGACTCGTATTATTGCCGCTCGTGTTAAAGATGTGATGATGATGCAGGGACGAATCTTAGCTAATAAAAATATCAATAAAATTCGTCGCCATCCGGAATTTTTCTACGCTTCTTTACTCTATCGCACCATGGCTCCCCACTTAGGTTGGCCCGAAGCTGATTTTTTACCTGAACCACGTTTGAGTTCACACCATAAAGCTGGTCAAAGACCCAAAGCTAAAAAACGTCGCAGTCCACGCAAAAGAAAACCGCGCGAGCAATGA
- a CDS encoding D-alanyl-D-alanine carboxypeptidase family protein: protein MNKIPKPILITLPILILALAIYFSGQYLQKKADTQFSKTEVKKVVPVKVVATSKKIEVDHFKRFDIEDNHKGEKSAYRFPSTRNVRAGLVFEMNQGKTLWSTNANKSVPVASLTKCLTVLTVLNHIKKNPEYSLLDQVLISKSSMKTSSSSFLRKYPKDTISIEELLISAMVKSANDSCQLIAEHFGKGDPKVFIAMMNKQAQELGMTQTRMSNAHGLPFNREKPELDNHSSMSDLLHLVRKSINDYPIILKWTSKREALLPVNSHKATKIGNTNPLLAVKGVNGYKTGFTINAGWCQILTTRSNGKFYFLVITGCPNKNTRDVTMRALMNWAVRVP, encoded by the coding sequence ATGAACAAAATTCCGAAACCTATCTTAATAACTTTGCCGATTCTTATTTTGGCTCTAGCTATATATTTTTCGGGTCAGTATTTACAGAAAAAAGCTGATACACAATTTTCTAAAACTGAAGTTAAAAAAGTTGTTCCAGTCAAAGTAGTCGCGACTAGCAAAAAAATTGAAGTTGATCACTTCAAACGTTTTGATATTGAAGATAATCACAAAGGTGAAAAATCGGCTTATCGCTTTCCCTCAACTCGAAATGTTCGCGCAGGCTTAGTTTTTGAAATGAACCAAGGAAAAACACTTTGGTCGACAAATGCGAATAAATCAGTGCCAGTGGCCTCTTTAACCAAGTGTTTAACTGTTTTGACAGTTCTAAATCATATAAAAAAGAATCCTGAATATAGTTTGCTCGATCAAGTTCTGATTTCTAAGAGTTCTATGAAGACCTCATCCAGTTCATTTTTGCGAAAGTATCCCAAAGATACGATAAGCATCGAAGAATTACTCATTTCTGCCATGGTCAAGAGTGCCAATGATTCATGCCAACTAATTGCTGAGCATTTTGGTAAAGGCGATCCAAAAGTTTTTATTGCGATGATGAATAAACAAGCTCAAGAACTCGGCATGACTCAGACTAGGATGTCGAATGCTCACGGTTTGCCGTTTAATCGAGAAAAGCCCGAATTAGATAATCATTCTTCTATGAGCGATCTACTGCACTTAGTTAGAAAGAGCATTAATGATTATCCCATTATTTTGAAGTGGACGTCAAAACGTGAGGCTCTCTTGCCAGTTAATTCACATAAAGCAACTAAAATAGGCAATACTAACCCCCTACTCGCTGTTAAAGGCGTTAATGGCTATAAAACGGGTTTCACGATCAATGCTGGTTGGTGCCAAATTTTAACGACTCGTTCTAATGGAAAATTTTACTTCCTTGTTATCACGGGCTGTCCTAACAAAAATACTCGTGATGTTACAATGCGAGCTTTAATGAACTGGGCGGTGCGTGTCCCATGA
- a CDS encoding DNA polymerase III subunits gamma and tau, whose translation MSSQIFLDDKVSTYILNSLRSNMSGQAWLVSGADVDYLNEFVEGWIDVMICLDRAEDGTPCGLCKACKRRQLGIYNCNSLKPLSLSRSILTDHIRQFIGKFAYKPLPWEVKIGIIYEADCMVEQAQNAFLKTLEEPPPQTCFFLISNKPDALLDTIRSRCRLLNLNRESFSYLNTTWFCELQEILQQTKPGSGINNAWLGATRLNALIASLRTQAELEVMNDLEGEEEDENEKAGDRKKRIELAIKTKSLEERDSLINALELWFCDLLKLSQGLSSSQCFEIPWASDICWDRALKAFEDFQNLKDNFKAPMGHNEAIVNFLSRLCKA comes from the coding sequence ATGAGTTCTCAAATTTTTTTAGACGATAAAGTCTCTACTTACATACTCAATTCACTCAGATCAAATATGTCGGGTCAAGCTTGGCTCGTGTCTGGTGCTGATGTGGATTATTTGAATGAATTTGTCGAAGGCTGGATCGACGTGATGATTTGCCTCGATCGAGCAGAAGATGGCACTCCTTGTGGCCTCTGCAAAGCCTGCAAAAGACGTCAGTTAGGAATTTATAACTGCAATAGTTTAAAACCTCTTTCTCTTTCGCGATCTATTTTAACTGATCACATCCGTCAATTTATTGGAAAATTCGCTTATAAACCGCTTCCTTGGGAAGTTAAGATAGGTATTATCTACGAAGCTGATTGTATGGTTGAACAAGCTCAGAATGCCTTTTTAAAGACTTTGGAAGAACCGCCACCGCAAACTTGTTTCTTTCTCATATCTAATAAACCTGATGCACTCTTAGATACTATCCGCTCACGTTGTCGTTTATTGAACCTCAACCGAGAAAGCTTTTCTTATCTCAACACGACATGGTTTTGCGAGTTACAGGAAATTTTGCAACAAACAAAACCAGGAAGTGGCATTAATAATGCCTGGCTAGGAGCTACGCGTTTAAATGCTCTTATCGCTTCTTTGCGCACCCAAGCCGAGTTAGAAGTTATGAATGACTTAGAAGGTGAAGAAGAAGATGAAAACGAAAAAGCCGGCGATAGAAAGAAGCGTATAGAGCTTGCTATAAAAACAAAAAGCTTAGAGGAAAGAGATTCTTTAATCAATGCCTTAGAACTTTGGTTTTGTGATTTATTGAAATTAAGCCAAGGTTTGAGTTCAAGTCAGTGTTTTGAAATCCCTTGGGCTTCAGATATTTGCTGGGATAGAGCTTTAAAAGCTTTTGAAGATTTTCAAAATTTAAAAGATAATTTTAAGGCTCCCATGGGCCATAATGAAGCTATTGTTAATTTTTTATCA